Proteins found in one Micromonospora sp. WMMD1082 genomic segment:
- a CDS encoding DUF559 domain-containing protein — MNRGLADVPSDRVIALPGAEIDALAMLIVRNHAELAAVVYRSAVRHAMPADFVHAAVDRLEQVAVELLPAWLPDVDGGVRPDTAGLAAVRAAAAARARRDRYPGSFLPDLATFALTARRAATTCLPLRTRAAALARLVADAFGRRKVVLLVEPADADGAVVAAGAAWLVYHGGPVVWLIGAGAAELDGLPKCWLAPPVTSSDLADEGRTVVGKPHPASHVEQTLEAALAAESWSAGRMWNQSYQSHRLAAPVRLDLVWPDERCVVEIDGPEHCRPVRFEADRQRDVQLQLDGYAVLRFTNARVTHDVGAVVQQIGTYLRARRRDIAEGRHHGRR; from the coding sequence GTGAACCGGGGCCTCGCCGACGTCCCGTCGGACCGCGTCATCGCCCTGCCCGGTGCCGAGATCGACGCGCTGGCCATGCTGATCGTCCGGAACCATGCGGAGCTGGCCGCCGTCGTGTACCGCTCGGCCGTGAGGCACGCGATGCCGGCGGACTTCGTGCACGCCGCGGTGGACCGACTCGAACAGGTCGCCGTCGAGCTGTTGCCGGCGTGGCTCCCAGACGTGGACGGGGGAGTCCGTCCCGACACCGCCGGGCTCGCAGCGGTCCGGGCGGCTGCCGCCGCACGGGCACGCCGCGACCGCTACCCCGGCTCCTTCCTGCCGGACCTGGCCACCTTCGCGCTGACCGCACGGCGAGCCGCCACCACGTGCCTCCCGTTGCGTACCCGGGCGGCCGCGCTGGCTCGCCTCGTCGCCGACGCGTTCGGCCGGCGGAAGGTCGTGTTGCTCGTCGAACCGGCCGACGCCGACGGTGCCGTCGTCGCGGCGGGGGCCGCGTGGCTCGTCTACCACGGCGGCCCGGTCGTCTGGCTGATCGGAGCCGGCGCGGCCGAGTTGGACGGACTCCCGAAGTGCTGGTTGGCGCCGCCGGTCACCTCGTCCGACCTGGCCGACGAGGGCCGGACGGTCGTCGGAAAGCCACACCCGGCGAGCCATGTCGAGCAGACATTGGAGGCGGCGCTTGCCGCCGAGAGCTGGTCGGCCGGGCGGATGTGGAACCAGAGCTACCAGTCCCATCGCCTCGCCGCGCCGGTACGGCTCGACCTGGTGTGGCCCGACGAACGTTGCGTGGTGGAGATCGACGGACCGGAGCACTGCCGCCCGGTTCGCTTCGAGGCCGACCGGCAGCGCGACGTCCAGCTGCAACTGGACGGGTACGCCGTCCTGCGCTTCACCAACGCCCGAGTAACCCACGATGTCGGCGCCGTGGTCCAGCAGATCGGTACCTATCTGCGGGCGCGTCGCCGGGACATAGCGGAAGGACGGCATCATGGCCGCCGATGA